In Nitrososphaerales archaeon, a single window of DNA contains:
- a CDS encoding chromosome segregation SMC family protein: MVHIRKVEIYGLKSFGYKNTIVNMEPGVVCITGPNGSGKSNILDAVIFALGENSPKALRVDRLQSLFHDQSEGRIHKLVRASVTFDNTDRGIPIDSNTVTITREMPPQGESEYYLNGRKVTKTTITDLLDVVRAAPNRLNVVQQGMIMRVAELNSEERRHIIEDIVGLSYFDEKKEEAMKQLDEADRKLQVAMAKMGEIRKRIDDLEGERNDQLRFQHLERDMRRFKAIKISNSLREVRGRLESQKIALEQNLTEAERMGMELEHVKTQLSQLESEKEKFLKEVDVYSKTKAEVDTGISNTIIKFEQLKANIASSEQRIEQIGQLIPALMKERESINKHVDAIKGNIDELNLQLSIKEKERNGVAAELDKLNSVFNELINRQSALNEQKLRLEAHLKELQNIEGHIMVQIAANNERAASLTEKLEANNKRVNSLNEERRKLEGLYIQLQKLKDEESSKISANEKTIHRLSATKHKIEQQIENTSLMIEKAGSVAVQYETKIKMAKNLSNEDYAVAILLKHAKEFGIIGTFVQLVKWEKMYERAVTAVASHWMKALVIRDVKKMLKMLDHAKEMNFPRLRMIPLDIAVMQNEKVLPAYDGVKGLLSTFVTSTQAPNLVDFIFGDTVLVDNTSAAYHLSREGWRAVTLAGELFEPKVNAVTLDLNSKITDLTKTILLGESVEDLKNSIDLLRQLIARKREEANNLIIKLKQVEDSNKEAYKSLSAIESQMENVRNTIQRQTRSTEEIQARIVSVSSYHEDVKKKIEELEAQRAEVNSKIMEINNKLAEIDEQGIARGISEAGLKKVEINRVVERLENEIREQFTIISSQKAEMDALQKRISDINNQIISLKKEAKEKAGTLRANTKVLKDIEEELKTYRDKEQQLIDTSGNSVAILQEYESKIKVVADQERKLSKEISNLEKDIALNRKEISDLTVSEQKLTVELAEHGYDEPVDGYDVDAVVTELIKEYETLRGSINQLADKTYVQVIDGYRLSSSRKNELESEHTAILRFIEDIEREKTKVFMDAFDKVNKDVRYMFSMMTGDTGSAWLEIENPDDVFNSGLSFNVQFPNKPPRESASLSGGEKTIAATTFLLALQSLKPSPFYLFDEVDAHLDALNTERLSKIIVEKSKLSQMIVVTLKDAIVAKAQMVYGVYPRNGVSQVIKYKPSAPVAK, encoded by the coding sequence ATGGTACATATAAGGAAGGTAGAGATCTACGGATTAAAGTCCTTTGGTTATAAAAATACCATTGTGAACATGGAGCCCGGTGTGGTATGTATAACAGGACCCAATGGTTCAGGGAAGAGCAACATATTAGACGCTGTAATATTTGCGCTTGGGGAAAACAGCCCAAAAGCGTTGCGTGTAGATAGGTTACAATCTCTCTTTCATGATCAGAGCGAAGGTCGGATTCACAAGCTGGTAAGGGCAAGTGTAACTTTTGATAATACTGATAGGGGTATACCTATAGATTCAAACACTGTAACGATTACTCGTGAAATGCCTCCTCAGGGCGAAAGCGAATACTACCTTAATGGTAGGAAGGTTACAAAGACAACCATAACGGATCTGTTAGATGTGGTTCGTGCTGCACCCAACAGGCTTAATGTCGTACAGCAAGGTATGATCATGCGCGTTGCTGAACTTAACTCGGAAGAAAGGAGGCATATTATAGAGGACATAGTTGGGTTGTCATACTTCGATGAGAAGAAGGAAGAGGCAATGAAGCAACTAGATGAGGCTGATAGGAAACTTCAGGTTGCCATGGCTAAGATGGGTGAGATAAGGAAGCGCATCGACGATCTTGAGGGCGAAAGAAATGACCAACTAAGGTTTCAGCATCTGGAGAGAGATATGAGGCGTTTTAAGGCAATAAAGATCTCCAATTCCTTGAGGGAAGTTAGGGGCAGGCTTGAATCGCAAAAGATAGCGCTAGAGCAGAACCTTACGGAAGCTGAAAGAATGGGCATGGAACTTGAACATGTAAAAACACAACTCTCCCAACTTGAATCGGAAAAGGAGAAATTCCTTAAGGAAGTTGATGTTTATTCCAAGACAAAAGCAGAAGTAGATACTGGCATTTCTAATACTATAATTAAGTTTGAGCAGCTGAAGGCTAACATTGCATCAAGCGAGCAACGTATTGAACAGATCGGCCAACTCATTCCTGCATTAATGAAGGAAAGGGAGTCGATCAATAAACATGTGGATGCCATAAAGGGAAATATCGATGAATTGAACTTACAGTTAAGCATTAAGGAAAAAGAGCGAAATGGTGTGGCTGCTGAATTGGATAAACTAAATTCTGTGTTTAATGAATTGATCAACAGGCAATCCGCATTAAATGAGCAAAAGCTTCGATTAGAAGCGCATCTTAAGGAATTGCAAAATATAGAGGGGCATATAATGGTACAGATTGCAGCCAATAACGAACGTGCGGCATCCTTGACGGAAAAGTTGGAAGCAAACAACAAACGTGTGAATAGCCTAAATGAGGAAAGAAGAAAACTTGAGGGACTATATATTCAGTTGCAAAAGCTGAAAGATGAAGAGTCGAGTAAGATTTCAGCAAATGAAAAAACGATCCACAGACTTTCTGCTACTAAACATAAGATAGAACAGCAGATAGAAAATACTTCGTTAATGATTGAAAAAGCTGGCTCAGTGGCAGTGCAGTACGAGACCAAGATAAAAATGGCAAAAAACCTGTCAAACGAAGATTATGCAGTTGCGATACTTCTGAAGCACGCAAAGGAATTTGGCATTATAGGCACATTCGTGCAGCTGGTGAAATGGGAGAAGATGTATGAGCGTGCGGTTACTGCAGTAGCGTCTCACTGGATGAAGGCACTAGTAATAAGAGATGTGAAGAAGATGCTTAAGATGCTTGATCATGCAAAGGAAATGAACTTTCCAAGGTTGCGAATGATCCCGCTGGATATCGCGGTGATGCAGAACGAAAAGGTATTGCCCGCATACGATGGCGTAAAAGGTCTGTTGTCAACCTTTGTTACATCAACGCAAGCACCTAATCTCGTTGATTTCATTTTTGGTGATACGGTGCTTGTGGATAATACCAGCGCTGCTTACCACCTATCTAGAGAAGGATGGAGGGCGGTAACACTAGCCGGCGAGTTGTTTGAACCTAAGGTGAACGCCGTTACACTGGATCTCAATTCAAAGATTACAGATCTTACTAAAACAATCCTTCTGGGTGAATCCGTTGAAGACCTAAAGAACTCCATTGACTTGTTGAGGCAGCTTATTGCAAGGAAAAGAGAGGAAGCTAACAACTTGATCATAAAACTCAAACAAGTAGAGGACAGCAACAAAGAGGCATACAAATCACTTTCTGCCATAGAATCGCAGATGGAAAATGTCAGGAATACAATACAGCGACAGACCAGAAGCACTGAAGAGATTCAGGCTAGAATTGTGTCGGTTTCGAGCTATCACGAAGATGTTAAGAAGAAGATAGAGGAGCTCGAAGCCCAAAGGGCAGAAGTAAACTCCAAAATAATGGAGATTAATAACAAACTCGCGGAGATTGACGAACAAGGTATAGCCAGAGGTATTAGCGAAGCAGGTCTCAAGAAGGTTGAAATAAACAGGGTAGTTGAACGTTTGGAGAATGAAATACGTGAGCAATTTACAATTATTTCCTCGCAAAAGGCAGAGATGGACGCTCTGCAGAAGAGGATCAGTGATATTAACAATCAAATCATTTCATTAAAGAAAGAGGCAAAAGAAAAGGCTGGAACCCTAAGGGCAAATACTAAAGTACTAAAAGATATCGAAGAAGAGCTCAAGACCTACAGGGACAAAGAACAGCAGCTGATAGATACGTCGGGAAATTCTGTTGCCATATTACAAGAGTATGAATCGAAGATCAAGGTTGTTGCTGATCAGGAACGCAAACTCTCTAAAGAAATAAGTAATCTCGAAAAGGATATCGCACTTAATAGAAAGGAAATATCGGATTTGACGGTTAGTGAACAAAAACTTACTGTGGAACTTGCTGAGCATGGTTATGATGAACCGGTAGATGGGTATGATGTTGATGCGGTTGTAACAGAACTCATAAAAGAGTATGAAACTTTACGCGGTTCGATAAACCAGCTCGCTGACAAAACATACGTTCAAGTTATCGATGGCTACAGATTAAGTTCGTCTAGAAAGAATGAACTTGAGTCGGAGCATACAGCTATCCTTAGGTTCATTGAAGATATTGAGAGGGAAAAGACGAAGGTATTCATGGACGCCTTCGATAAGGTAAACAAAGATGTTCGCTACATGTTTTCTATGATGACCGGCGATACCGGATCAGCGTGGTTGGAGATAGAGAACCCAGATGATGTTTTTAATAGTGGACTGTCATTTAACGTACAGTTTCCAAACAAACCTCCAAGAGAGTCTGCTTCATTGAGTGGGGGCGAGAAGACAATTGCGGCTACGACCTTCTTGCTTGCATTACAATCATTGAAACCATCTCCGTTCTATCTGTTTGATGAGGTTGATGCCCACCTTGATGCATTAAATACAGAACGGTTATCCAAAATAATTGTGGAGAAATCCAAGCTAAGCCAGATGATAGTTGTTACATTAAAGGATGCTATAGTAGCCAAAGCACAGATGGTATACGGTGTATATCCAAGGAATGGTGTATCCCAAGTGATAAAGTACAAACCATCTGCACCCGTAGCAAAATAA
- a CDS encoding ABC transporter ATP-binding protein — MVESLKIENLKAYYYTSTGVVKAVDNVSFVLNKGESLGIAGESACGKSTLGLSMMRMLQPPGRIVNGKIVLHGTDVLSLTDREFTKKIRWKRISMIFQGAMNALDPVYTVKAQLKEALTHHGFPQEKIEERIREAVKQVGLDPSVIKRYPHELSGGMKQRIVIAMALILRPEFVIADEPTTALDVLVQAQIINLLKNLKKEGITIMLITHDLAIISELADKIGIMYAGEIIEFGSAEQIFKEPKHPYTQALIAAIPRLRTDKPISYIKGNPPNLLNPPEGCRFYDRCPHAMDICKQNPPVITIDDGYVKCWLYETQNKQ; from the coding sequence TTGGTAGAGAGCTTAAAGATCGAAAATCTAAAGGCCTATTACTACACAAGCACTGGGGTTGTTAAAGCCGTTGATAACGTTAGTTTTGTTTTGAATAAGGGAGAGTCTTTGGGTATTGCTGGTGAATCTGCTTGTGGCAAGAGTACTTTAGGATTAAGCATGATGCGCATGTTACAACCGCCAGGTCGGATAGTCAATGGTAAAATTGTTTTACATGGCACAGATGTTCTTTCCTTGACTGATAGGGAGTTTACTAAGAAAATAAGGTGGAAGCGCATATCTATGATATTTCAGGGAGCTATGAATGCTTTGGATCCTGTTTACACTGTCAAAGCTCAGCTCAAGGAGGCGTTAACACACCATGGATTCCCTCAGGAAAAAATCGAAGAGCGCATAAGGGAAGCGGTTAAACAGGTAGGCCTTGATCCTTCTGTGATTAAAAGGTATCCGCATGAACTAAGTGGTGGAATGAAACAACGAATAGTTATTGCTATGGCGTTAATTTTGAGACCAGAATTTGTAATAGCAGACGAGCCTACCACCGCTCTGGACGTATTAGTACAGGCTCAGATAATTAACTTACTTAAAAATTTAAAGAAGGAGGGGATAACCATCATGCTCATAACACATGATCTCGCAATAATTTCTGAGCTTGCGGATAAGATAGGTATAATGTACGCAGGTGAGATTATTGAATTTGGTAGTGCGGAACAGATCTTTAAGGAGCCGAAGCATCCGTATACACAAGCATTGATAGCAGCTATACCACGATTAAGAACCGATAAGCCGATCTCCTACATCAAAGGGAACCCCCCAAATCTATTGAACCCACCAGAGGGCTGTAGATTCTATGACAGATGTCCTCACGCTATGGATATCTGCAAGCAGAATCCCCCTGTGATAACGATTGATGATGGGTATGTTAAATGCTGGCTTTATGAAACCCAGAATAAGCAATAG
- a CDS encoding inositol-3-phosphate synthase, which yields MGKKVKVAVVGIGNCASALIQGTRYYSTNREDTIGLTAYNLGGMEPRDLEFVAAFDVADTKVGKDLSEAIFAKPNNTIKICDVEPMDVKVEKGNALDGVGRHLSEVVNVSDSTTVDIAKRLKESGAEVVISYLPVGSTNATRFYAERALEAGCAFINAIPVFIASNTKWQQAFADKNLPVAGDDVMSQLGATVLHKTLVKLLVDRGVKVDETYQLNIGGDTDFYNMLDEERLEDKRESKSSAVRAMVPYDVPMRIGPSDYVHFLDNEKVCYVYLKGRYFGNTPVEINVKLNVIDAYNSAGVMIDAVRGTKLALDRSIAGPLTSISAYCFKHPPEQMSYMDAKRAFIEFVNGERER from the coding sequence GTGGGTAAGAAGGTAAAGGTGGCTGTGGTTGGTATTGGTAACTGCGCTTCCGCACTAATTCAGGGCACTAGGTACTATTCCACCAATAGGGAAGATACCATCGGACTCACAGCATACAACTTGGGTGGTATGGAGCCACGTGACTTGGAGTTCGTTGCTGCATTTGACGTAGCAGATACCAAGGTGGGGAAGGACCTGTCGGAAGCCATATTCGCCAAACCGAATAACACCATAAAGATATGCGACGTTGAGCCCATGGATGTCAAGGTTGAGAAGGGTAATGCGCTGGACGGAGTTGGGAGACATTTAAGTGAAGTTGTTAATGTCTCTGACAGCACAACTGTTGATATCGCGAAGAGGTTAAAGGAATCTGGAGCAGAGGTAGTCATAAGCTACTTGCCTGTGGGAAGCACCAATGCGACTAGGTTTTATGCAGAGAGGGCACTTGAGGCTGGATGCGCGTTTATCAACGCGATACCTGTATTCATAGCATCGAATACGAAATGGCAGCAGGCATTCGCAGATAAGAACTTACCAGTAGCTGGTGATGATGTGATGAGCCAGCTTGGCGCTACCGTACTGCACAAAACGTTGGTCAAGTTACTTGTTGATAGGGGCGTGAAGGTTGATGAAACATATCAGCTTAACATTGGAGGTGATACAGATTTTTATAACATGCTTGATGAGGAAAGGCTCGAGGATAAAAGGGAGAGCAAGTCAAGCGCAGTAAGAGCAATGGTTCCATACGATGTGCCAATGCGCATAGGACCAAGTGATTATGTGCATTTTCTTGACAATGAAAAAGTATGTTATGTGTATCTAAAGGGCAGGTATTTTGGTAACACTCCAGTTGAAATTAATGTAAAGTTGAATGTCATAGACGCGTATAACAGTGCAGGGGTTATGATAGATGCCGTACGTGGTACAAAACTAGCTTTGGACCGATCGATAGCAGGCCCTCTAACGAGCATATCAGCGTACTGCTTCAAACACCCTCCTGAGCAGATGTCCTACATGGATGCTAAGAGGGCGTTCATTGAATTTGTAAATGGGGAGAGGGAGCGATAA
- a CDS encoding ABC transporter ATP-binding protein — protein MSFPFIRVQRLRKWFPVKRSFSDVMYGKVRDYVRAVDDVSFEIEKGSIFVLAGESGSGKTTVARLMLRATEPDAGSVFFDSIDVTKLNERELKKFRINAQMVHQDPYASIDPRMRILEVIMEPLIVHKIGSRKEQEERAMKALEEVKLEPASDIAYRYPHMLSGGQRQRVALARALVLKPKFIVADEPVSMLDISVRAEILELMQNLQSKYNMTYLYITHDLSTARYVGNDIAIMYLGKIVEKGPIDKVLLNPLHPYTQALIDALSEPDPNNRFVEKKVRIKIETGNEIRHGGCNFAPRCPYVMDICKAEPKLVQIEDSHLVSCFLYPK, from the coding sequence ATGTCCTTCCCTTTTATTCGAGTTCAAAGATTAAGAAAGTGGTTTCCAGTAAAGCGTTCCTTCTCAGACGTGATGTATGGAAAGGTTAGAGATTACGTCAGAGCAGTTGATGATGTTAGCTTTGAAATAGAGAAAGGGAGTATCTTCGTTTTGGCAGGCGAATCCGGCTCTGGTAAGACTACAGTTGCGAGATTAATGCTGAGGGCAACAGAACCGGATGCTGGTAGCGTATTTTTTGACAGCATCGACGTAACAAAGCTCAATGAACGTGAATTGAAGAAGTTCAGAATAAATGCCCAGATGGTTCATCAGGATCCATACGCATCCATAGACCCTAGAATGAGAATACTTGAGGTAATTATGGAACCGCTGATTGTGCATAAGATAGGTTCGAGGAAGGAGCAGGAGGAGAGGGCTATGAAAGCGTTGGAAGAGGTTAAGCTTGAACCTGCAAGTGACATAGCGTATAGGTACCCGCATATGCTCTCTGGTGGTCAGAGGCAGAGGGTCGCTCTCGCACGTGCCTTGGTGCTCAAACCCAAGTTCATTGTTGCAGACGAACCTGTTTCGATGCTTGACATATCCGTAAGGGCAGAGATACTTGAATTGATGCAGAATCTGCAATCAAAGTACAACATGACTTATTTGTACATAACACACGACCTCTCCACTGCTAGATATGTAGGCAATGATATCGCGATAATGTACCTAGGAAAGATCGTAGAAAAAGGACCGATAGATAAAGTACTACTTAACCCTTTGCATCCATATACACAAGCGTTGATAGACGCGTTATCCGAACCTGATCCTAACAACAGGTTTGTCGAAAAGAAGGTCAGAATAAAGATTGAAACGGGGAATGAGATACGGCACGGAGGGTGTAATTTTGCACCAAGATGTCCATACGTAATGGATATTTGTAAAGCAGAACCCAAACTTGTTCAAATCGAAGATTCACATCTTGTTTCCTGTTTTCTTTATCCAAAATAA
- a CDS encoding CopD family protein, protein MTVSLVLHWLHVSAVVLWIGGLGFNLMILMPNLKQIDLSSRSKLVSKILSNFLRLAWISIAVIVATGLYRVVFVNNMMTWTDFTGSFYGLSLVAKMFIVIAMIVLAAVITFKFKPMIVRHVAIHIEGAPVQQSCSACASMLKRTRGFMVAVFVMSFVVIFIATFLRGA, encoded by the coding sequence ATGACAGTGAGTTTGGTACTGCATTGGCTGCATGTAAGTGCAGTAGTGTTATGGATAGGCGGGTTAGGGTTTAATCTTATGATATTGATGCCAAATCTGAAACAGATCGATCTGAGCAGTAGAAGTAAGTTGGTAAGCAAGATACTGTCAAATTTTCTGAGACTTGCATGGATAAGCATAGCTGTTATTGTAGCGACTGGTTTGTATAGGGTCGTATTTGTAAATAACATGATGACATGGACTGATTTCACAGGTTCGTTCTATGGGCTCTCATTAGTTGCAAAAATGTTCATTGTTATTGCTATGATAGTGCTAGCTGCTGTAATTACCTTCAAGTTTAAGCCCATGATAGTAAGACATGTTGCAATACATATAGAGGGTGCTCCTGTGCAGCAGTCATGCTCCGCATGTGCCTCTATGCTTAAGCGTACAAGGGGATTCATGGTGGCTGTATTTGTTATGTCCTTTGTGGTAATATTCATAGCAACTTTTCTTAGAGGAGCATAG
- a CDS encoding carbon-nitrogen hydrolase family protein, producing MARIALLQLQLQENTEKLMEHVTRLLSNADAAEADIVCLPEQWYPKNVQNFEQEFKVIMDIAKEYDTTIIAGAFLETVRKNTTYISCPVIGSNGAIQGRQFKIHPFGDERSKVKAGSKVEIFTSKKYKFGVAICHDVVFPEVSRAITLKGADMIFYPSRIREDGIEPWHLYVQVRSLENRVPVAAPNICGKQYGGKSMIVDFEYNEKNNIALPRQALASVNEQILVMDIDVENARRIRRVRLEDIKTELYKTL from the coding sequence ATGGCTAGAATTGCATTATTACAGTTACAACTACAGGAGAATACTGAAAAATTGATGGAGCATGTCACAAGACTGCTTAGTAACGCAGATGCAGCGGAAGCAGATATAGTATGTCTACCAGAACAGTGGTATCCTAAGAATGTTCAGAACTTCGAGCAGGAATTCAAAGTTATTATGGATATAGCCAAGGAATATGATACCACAATAATAGCAGGCGCTTTCTTGGAGACAGTAAGGAAGAACACTACGTACATTTCCTGCCCAGTCATTGGTAGCAACGGTGCCATACAGGGAAGGCAGTTCAAGATACATCCGTTCGGAGACGAACGAAGCAAGGTAAAGGCAGGTAGCAAAGTCGAGATATTTACTTCAAAGAAGTACAAGTTTGGAGTAGCCATATGTCACGATGTTGTCTTTCCAGAAGTCTCAAGGGCTATTACCCTTAAGGGAGCGGATATGATATTCTATCCTTCGCGTATAAGGGAGGATGGCATTGAACCATGGCATCTATACGTACAGGTTCGCTCACTGGAGAACAGGGTTCCAGTTGCAGCACCTAATATCTGTGGTAAGCAGTATGGAGGTAAGAGTATGATTGTTGACTTCGAGTATAACGAGAAGAATAACATTGCTCTTCCAAGGCAAGCACTTGCATCCGTGAACGAGCAGATATTGGTGATGGATATTGATGTAGAGAATGCAAGGAGGATCCGCAGGGTAAGGCTAGAGGATATTAAGACGGAACTTTACAAGACTCTCTGA